A region of Moorena sp. SIOASIH DNA encodes the following proteins:
- a CDS encoding hybrid sensor histidine kinase/response regulator, giving the protein MNALPLTHPSKKDRILAVDDSPDNLFLLQTLLEEEGYDITLAENGRVALEQIEIYPPELVLLDVMMPEMDGFEVTKRIRSNPKLPFIPILLITAYDHPSVVKGLDMGADDFIRKPVEVDELLARVRSLLRLKHSVDERDEIARQREDFVSRLTHDLRTPLVAADRILNLMQQGALGEISPPVLEAIITMTRSNRNLLTMVNTLLEVYRYEAGRKYLSFSAIPVQQVIEEVIQELSALARDKKLSLDYQTPKQVNSIVMGDRLELHRVFMNLLGNAIKFTDNGSVTVRLRNSSKTSEGNQSWVVIQVEDTGFGISPEDQKQLFERFRQGSHKRSGSGLGLYLSKRIVEAHQGTIKVKSELGKGTLFTVKLPNHVDR; this is encoded by the coding sequence ATGAATGCTTTACCTCTAACCCACCCTTCCAAAAAAGATCGCATTTTGGCTGTCGATGATTCCCCTGACAACTTGTTCCTACTGCAGACGCTTTTAGAAGAAGAGGGGTACGACATTACTTTGGCAGAGAATGGTCGGGTTGCCCTAGAGCAAATAGAGATATATCCGCCGGAATTGGTGCTATTGGATGTGATGATGCCAGAAATGGATGGCTTTGAAGTAACCAAGCGCATCCGCTCCAATCCCAAGTTACCGTTTATACCAATTTTGTTGATCACCGCTTATGATCATCCCAGTGTGGTCAAAGGACTGGATATGGGGGCGGATGATTTTATTCGTAAACCAGTAGAAGTGGATGAATTGCTGGCCAGAGTGCGATCGCTTTTGCGCCTCAAACATAGTGTGGATGAACGGGACGAAATTGCTCGGCAACGAGAAGATTTTGTTTCTCGGCTTACCCATGACTTGCGCACCCCCTTAGTAGCAGCAGATCGCATCCTAAACCTTATGCAGCAGGGAGCTTTGGGAGAAATTTCACCCCCAGTCCTCGAAGCCATAATCACCATGACTCGCAGTAACCGCAATTTGCTGACTATGGTGAATACGTTACTAGAAGTCTATCGCTATGAAGCTGGTCGGAAGTATTTGTCTTTCTCTGCCATCCCTGTGCAACAGGTTATTGAGGAAGTCATCCAAGAACTGTCTGCCCTAGCTCGTGATAAAAAACTGTCTTTGGACTATCAGACCCCGAAGCAGGTTAACTCGATAGTGATGGGCGATCGCTTAGAACTGCACCGAGTGTTCATGAATTTGCTGGGAAATGCGATTAAATTCACTGACAATGGTTCTGTGACCGTTCGTCTGAGGAATAGTTCCAAGACTAGTGAAGGGAATCAGTCGTGGGTGGTGATTCAGGTGGAAGATACTGGTTTTGGTATATCCCCAGAAGACCAAAAACAGTTGTTTGAACGGTTTCGCCAGGGTAGCCACAAACGCTCAGGTAGTGGTTTAGGACTATATCTGTCCAAACGAATTGTGGAAGCTCATCAAGGAACGATCAAAGTTAAGTCTGAGTTGGGTAAGGGGACTTTGTTTACCGTCAAATTGCCCAATCATGTTGACCGTTAA
- a CDS encoding tetratricopeptide repeat protein — MSNEMGLGDRYFELIDDIVKTTLKGKIRSKSQVYQMLVKGVKVGTGEIFERCLDQRFGMTQAEVDNPKSELKQAKAIRKLRALNTIRGEWEQWQEENRVSETITSAIQSITTAEPADRFTALLRVIDPNQQPPLTLQQLASLAKPLKQQAQQASESDTAKDLGQLAAGITAGLASWQRLEDYLVSWIYDQSRGSLGFEGTPEQRGPWGLWAKKVDSPLPQSLFESLALNQSFHEWADTQPSLELEAWVELAVILQCLQRGLVNWFDKMVYDSKMGAKLSISTFIVFAVIWSRLANVLNQTAISSNGNAIANGCFQVCLQILRTFAQRDYFPLYGGVFANFSGNYLQDALNYLDEPLRQVDRTEEKARILTLLGYSLGSQGAYDRANNFHQQALDIAREAGDRLCEIANFNHLSRICVEQENYADAINYSQRALILARQAGDRLGEANALVNFGYSEVFQAQHSQQAEPEVYESAIHYLEQGRLLLERLGDSPAGSYGVGQSKALCFSSLGIAHVVVEQYQKAIAFLEQGWQAAQFSGDLYLQGVNLAYLAQACYSQQDWQKVIYTASLGAYLLEQIGSEDWRKPAGLLSILQGQMGQDGFQTLLAQQRSKIIAVIGVDGYDYIPELLAKYLDSI; from the coding sequence ATGTCTAACGAGATGGGATTGGGCGATCGCTATTTTGAGTTAATCGATGACATTGTCAAAACTACCCTGAAGGGGAAGATCCGTTCTAAATCCCAGGTCTATCAGATGTTGGTCAAGGGAGTTAAGGTTGGCACCGGGGAAATTTTTGAACGTTGCCTTGATCAGCGCTTCGGTATGACTCAGGCAGAAGTAGACAATCCTAAAAGTGAATTGAAGCAAGCCAAGGCAATCCGGAAACTCAGGGCGCTTAATACGATTCGTGGTGAATGGGAACAGTGGCAGGAAGAAAACCGAGTTTCTGAAACTATCACTAGCGCTATTCAATCCATTACTACTGCTGAACCAGCTGACCGCTTTACGGCTTTATTGCGAGTGATTGACCCCAATCAACAGCCACCGCTGACGTTACAACAACTGGCGAGCCTCGCTAAACCCCTAAAGCAACAGGCACAACAAGCCTCTGAATCTGATACTGCTAAAGACCTTGGACAACTGGCGGCTGGGATTACGGCGGGTTTGGCATCTTGGCAACGCTTGGAAGATTATCTGGTGAGTTGGATTTATGACCAAAGTCGAGGCTCACTGGGATTTGAGGGTACTCCGGAACAGCGTGGCCCTTGGGGGCTGTGGGCGAAAAAGGTCGATAGCCCGTTACCCCAGTCTTTATTTGAAAGTCTAGCGCTGAATCAATCGTTCCATGAATGGGCAGATACTCAACCCAGTTTGGAACTAGAAGCTTGGGTGGAATTGGCTGTGATTCTCCAGTGCTTGCAGCGAGGACTGGTGAATTGGTTCGATAAGATGGTATATGACTCCAAGATGGGAGCAAAGTTATCGATTTCTACCTTTATCGTATTTGCTGTGATTTGGTCTAGGTTAGCTAATGTTTTGAACCAGACAGCAATTAGTAGCAACGGAAACGCGATCGCAAATGGCTGTTTTCAGGTCTGTCTGCAAATTCTGCGCACCTTTGCCCAACGGGACTACTTCCCCCTCTACGGTGGTGTGTTTGCTAACTTTAGCGGCAACTATCTCCAAGATGCCCTGAATTACCTAGATGAACCCCTGCGCCAAGTAGACCGAACCGAAGAGAAAGCCAGGATTCTAACCTTGTTGGGTTATTCCCTTGGGTCTCAAGGAGCCTATGACCGAGCCAATAACTTCCATCAGCAAGCCTTAGATATTGCCCGTGAAGCTGGGGATCGACTGTGTGAAATTGCTAATTTCAATCATCTCAGTCGGATTTGTGTCGAGCAAGAGAATTATGCTGATGCCATTAACTATAGTCAACGAGCATTAATACTGGCTCGTCAAGCTGGAGACCGGTTAGGGGAAGCCAATGCTCTAGTGAATTTCGGTTACAGTGAAGTGTTTCAAGCTCAGCATAGCCAACAAGCAGAACCAGAGGTGTATGAGAGTGCCATTCACTATTTAGAACAAGGTCGATTATTGTTAGAACGATTAGGGGATTCTCCAGCAGGGAGTTATGGAGTTGGGCAAAGTAAAGCTTTGTGTTTCAGTAGTTTGGGAATTGCCCATGTGGTGGTCGAGCAGTATCAAAAAGCGATCGCATTTTTAGAACAAGGCTGGCAAGCTGCCCAATTTTCTGGGGATTTGTACCTACAAGGAGTGAATTTGGCCTACCTAGCCCAAGCTTGCTACAGCCAGCAAGATTGGCAGAAAGTGATTTACACCGCTAGTTTAGGAGCCTATCTATTAGAGCAAATTGGGTCTGAGGATTGGCGCAAACCAGCTGGGTTGTTAAGTATTTTGCAAGGACAAATGGGGCAAGATGGCTTCCAAACCCTTTTGGCACAGCAACGGTCAAAAATTATTGCTGTCATTGGGGTAGATGGCTATGACTATATTCCGGAATTGCTAGCCAAATACTTGGATTCTATTTA
- a CDS encoding DUF2103 domain-containing protein, with the protein MSQPKDGRLVWNHSTHIQGLIPVLQRLTDYPGIQTITPAVLGRARSHCPKLQLKVSVPIRGGFKVIARSGKSFQEVFILTNLSKVELEKAIAQSLKR; encoded by the coding sequence ATGAGCCAACCCAAAGACGGCAGACTGGTTTGGAATCACTCTACCCACATTCAGGGTCTCATTCCAGTTCTCCAAAGACTCACAGATTACCCAGGTATTCAAACCATTACCCCTGCTGTCCTTGGGCGGGCAAGAAGTCACTGTCCTAAATTACAGTTAAAAGTATCAGTGCCAATTCGTGGGGGATTCAAGGTAATTGCCAGGTCTGGTAAAAGCTTTCAAGAGGTGTTCATCCTCACCAACTTGAGTAAGGTCGAACTAGAAAAAGCGATCGCTCAATCACTAAAACGATAA
- a CDS encoding molybdenum cofactor biosynthesis protein MoaE, giving the protein MTPPPKISEKQTVDSFSITIAPLFVSEIYALADDPANGAVVLMSGTVRNQTDGKPVVALEYQAYEPMALKVFSSIAAQIRASWSDVNRVVIHHRIGRLNIGEISVLVAVGCPHRSEAFAACKYAIDTLKHNAPIWKKEHWDDGSSSWVSIGACEESELRMKNEE; this is encoded by the coding sequence ATGACTCCCCCGCCCAAGATCTCTGAAAAGCAAACCGTAGATAGTTTTTCAATCACCATCGCTCCCTTATTTGTATCAGAAATCTACGCCCTTGCTGATGATCCGGCTAATGGAGCTGTGGTGCTTATGAGTGGCACAGTCCGTAATCAGACTGATGGTAAACCAGTGGTAGCATTAGAGTATCAGGCTTATGAGCCCATGGCATTAAAGGTATTTTCCTCAATTGCTGCCCAGATTCGTGCCTCATGGTCTGATGTCAATCGGGTGGTAATCCATCATCGCATCGGTCGCTTAAACATTGGGGAAATTAGCGTGTTAGTCGCCGTTGGGTGTCCTCATCGTTCAGAAGCCTTTGCAGCTTGTAAGTATGCTATTGACACGTTGAAGCATAATGCTCCGATTTGGAAAAAAGAGCATTGGGATGATGGTTCCAGCAGTTGGGTCAGTATTGGGGCATGCGAGGAATCAGAATTGAGAATGAAGAATGAAGAATGA
- a CDS encoding PAS domain S-box protein, translating into MAPGGGADEPAKLAAQNSYKRTIDPELQQAFDDVTALAAQICQTPMALITLIDSNSQWCQSNLGLDETSISQNTFLSSHRIESAEVLVVEDTLADQRFAAHPLVTAEPHIRFYAGVPLITSEGYALGTLAVMDQVPKELQPQQLGGLQALSRQLISQLELKQQLADLQQPQQENQGLENELPQVDQELLDFLENGCVGLHCVDSNGIILWANQAELDLLGYNAQEYIGHHIAEFYPEQEVIEDILARLTVKQTLKNYEARLLCKDGSIRHVLINSNVLWKNGKFVHTRCFTRDITEWKRIQEERDRFFDLSIDLLCIAGFDGYFKRLSPSFTSTLGYTEAELKSTTFLDFVHPDDRGSTRAEIEQLGTGIPTVYFENRYRCQDGSYKWLAWAANPVVNDGLIYAIARDITEAKQKQASLEESEARFRMMADHAPVMIWMSGTDKLYNFFNQLWLNFTGNTLELELGNGWAEGVHPDDLEYCFHTYVSAFDARENFRMEYRLRRRDGQYRWILDIGTPRFTPNGDFAGYIGSCIDITERKQAEEALRRQGLIVESIFDGIIITDLAGKIIDWNPASERIFGYTKAEVLGKTAGILHRPEEAAVLTEQIIQGMTRSGRWSGEIHFIRKDGRCGVCETVVVPLYDQQDNIVATIGLNHDITERQQNQHKLYQSEARYRAIVEDQTELICRFRPDGTLTFVNGAYCRYFSKSEKELIGQRFLPLIPDEDLKRLEQCITSLSPQNPVETVEHRVIMPTGEIRWQQWSDRAIFNEQGQLIELQAVGRDITEHKHADEQLLQKSQALETFSNNLKHLHRLNTTNYQNFELLYADYLETGCKILGMPTGIISQVHLNSYTILSVRSDLEGLVAGSEFELKNTYCAVVVREKKTIAYTHVGDMELMHAHPVYQTLKLESYIGTPIFVYGEVYGSLNFSSTQVRERDFQPHEREIVELMAQSLGRLIAAHQAEIERQQAEAALLESESTLRSFFNSSALLMGVVELVDDDILHISDNNSTANFFGTTPEAMQNRLASELGAPKTHIRRWITHYRESQQSNQPISFEYDHTTETDTRWLCATVCPITDTTTPRPRFSYVVDDITDRKLAEQELQRQNQRSQLFSEITLKIRQSLQLEQILQTAVTEVQQFLKADRVVLFQLSFDGWGKVVQEAVVPGWPIMLGQSIEDPCFHEEYLEQYRQGRVSNICDLENSDIRACHVEMLQQFRVKANLVVPIQQQDKLWGLLIAHQCANPRQWTNFESELLQQLADQIAIALAQAQLLGTETRQRQELARSNAELQQFAYVASHDLQEPLRKIQAFGDRLQTKYHEQLTEQGQDYLKRMQNAAGRMQVLINDLLSLSRVTTKAKPLVATDLAQVVQEVLSDLELRIQQSGGVVEVGELHTIEADPLQMRQLLQNLISNGLKFRPEPRGNLVKIYSQLLQESVPLSYGGATVNERCQIIVEDNGIGFDPRYRDRIFQTFQRLHGRSEYEGTGIGLAICRRIVERHNGSIMAESIPGQGARFIVRVPIKQS; encoded by the coding sequence ATGGCACCAGGAGGTGGGGCTGATGAACCAGCAAAGCTAGCAGCCCAAAACTCTTATAAAAGAACTATTGACCCTGAGCTTCAACAGGCGTTTGATGATGTCACAGCATTAGCCGCACAAATTTGCCAAACGCCCATGGCTCTGATTACCCTGATTGACAGTAACAGTCAATGGTGTCAGTCTAATCTGGGCTTAGATGAAACGTCAATAAGTCAAAATACCTTTTTATCCAGCCATCGGATTGAGTCAGCTGAGGTATTGGTAGTTGAGGATACCCTCGCTGATCAACGGTTTGCCGCTCATCCCTTAGTGACTGCTGAGCCTCATATTCGGTTTTATGCTGGAGTTCCCCTAATTACCTCTGAGGGATATGCTCTGGGAACACTTGCGGTCATGGATCAGGTTCCAAAGGAACTTCAGCCTCAACAGTTAGGGGGATTACAAGCCTTAAGTCGTCAACTGATCAGCCAACTGGAGCTAAAGCAACAGTTAGCGGATTTACAGCAGCCTCAGCAAGAAAACCAAGGTCTTGAGAATGAATTGCCCCAGGTTGACCAAGAACTGCTGGATTTTTTAGAAAATGGCTGCGTTGGTCTCCATTGCGTGGATAGCAATGGCATCATCCTGTGGGCTAATCAGGCAGAGTTAGATCTGCTGGGTTACAACGCCCAGGAGTATATCGGTCACCATATTGCTGAATTTTACCCGGAGCAAGAGGTAATTGAAGATATCCTGGCCAGACTAACTGTTAAACAAACCTTAAAAAACTACGAAGCTAGACTCTTGTGCAAAGATGGCTCGATTCGCCATGTCCTGATTAACTCCAATGTCCTCTGGAAAAATGGCAAATTCGTCCATACCCGATGTTTTACTCGTGACATTACTGAATGGAAACGGATCCAGGAAGAACGCGATCGCTTCTTTGACCTCTCGATAGATTTGCTGTGTATAGCGGGTTTCGATGGCTATTTTAAGCGCTTGAGTCCTTCCTTTACTAGCACCTTGGGTTACACCGAAGCGGAACTAAAAAGCACCACGTTTCTGGATTTTGTCCATCCAGATGACCGAGGATCAACTAGGGCGGAAATAGAACAATTGGGGACTGGCATCCCTACTGTCTACTTCGAAAATCGCTATCGCTGTCAAGATGGGTCTTATAAATGGCTAGCTTGGGCTGCAAATCCTGTAGTTAACGATGGTTTAATTTATGCGATCGCAAGGGACATTACCGAGGCCAAACAAAAGCAAGCCAGCCTCGAAGAGAGTGAAGCTCGCTTCCGGATGATGGCTGATCATGCCCCAGTCATGATCTGGATGTCAGGCACTGATAAACTTTATAACTTTTTCAATCAGCTTTGGCTGAACTTCACCGGTAATACCCTCGAACTTGAATTGGGCAATGGCTGGGCTGAAGGGGTGCATCCTGATGACCTAGAGTACTGCTTCCATACCTATGTATCCGCCTTCGACGCCAGAGAAAATTTTCGCATGGAGTACCGCTTGCGACGTAGGGATGGGCAGTATCGTTGGATATTAGATATAGGTACTCCCCGATTTACCCCCAATGGGGACTTTGCCGGTTACATTGGTTCTTGCATCGATATCACTGAGCGCAAACAGGCGGAAGAGGCCCTGCGTAGACAGGGTCTGATTGTTGAAAGTATCTTCGATGGGATCATAATCACCGACTTAGCCGGTAAGATAATTGATTGGAATCCCGCCTCCGAGAGAATATTCGGCTACACGAAAGCTGAGGTATTGGGTAAAACTGCAGGGATTTTGCACCGACCGGAAGAGGCGGCTGTTCTAACCGAGCAGATTATTCAGGGCATGACCAGGTCGGGACGTTGGTCTGGGGAGATTCACTTTATTCGCAAAGATGGCAGGTGTGGGGTGTGTGAAACGGTGGTAGTACCTCTTTATGATCAGCAAGACAATATAGTAGCAACCATTGGTCTAAACCATGATATTACCGAGCGGCAGCAAAATCAGCATAAATTGTATCAAAGCGAGGCTCGCTATCGCGCTATTGTCGAAGATCAAACGGAACTCATTTGTCGTTTCCGTCCTGATGGAACTCTTACCTTTGTCAATGGTGCCTACTGTCGCTATTTCAGCAAATCAGAGAAAGAGTTGATTGGGCAACGGTTTTTGCCATTGATTCCCGATGAGGATCTCAAAAGGCTAGAACAGTGTATTACTTCTCTAAGCCCGCAGAATCCGGTAGAAACGGTTGAACACCGGGTGATTATGCCCACAGGAGAGATTCGCTGGCAGCAGTGGAGCGATCGTGCCATCTTTAACGAACAGGGTCAATTAATTGAGCTCCAGGCAGTAGGGCGGGACATCACTGAACACAAGCACGCAGACGAGCAACTTTTGCAAAAGTCTCAGGCTCTGGAAACCTTCAGTAACAACCTCAAACACCTACATCGGCTGAATACCACCAATTACCAAAACTTTGAGCTGCTGTATGCTGACTATCTGGAGACCGGATGTAAAATTTTAGGGATGCCCACTGGCATTATTAGTCAAGTACACCTTAATTCCTATACTATCCTGTCGGTCAGGTCTGATCTAGAAGGGTTAGTGGCTGGCTCAGAGTTTGAATTAAAAAATACCTATTGTGCTGTAGTCGTTCGGGAAAAAAAGACTATTGCCTATACTCATGTAGGTGACATGGAACTGATGCACGCTCATCCAGTCTACCAAACTCTAAAACTTGAGTCCTATATTGGGACTCCTATATTTGTCTATGGTGAAGTCTACGGCTCCCTGAATTTTTCCTCAACCCAGGTCAGAGAAAGGGATTTCCAGCCTCACGAACGGGAAATTGTAGAATTAATGGCTCAAAGTCTTGGTCGATTAATTGCAGCTCATCAAGCGGAAATAGAGCGCCAACAGGCAGAAGCCGCACTGCTGGAGAGTGAATCGACCCTGCGTAGTTTCTTCAACAGTTCCGCACTATTGATGGGGGTCGTGGAACTTGTGGATGATGACATCCTGCATATTTCTGATAATAACAGTACGGCGAATTTTTTCGGGACTACACCCGAGGCCATGCAGAATCGGTTAGCCAGTGAGTTGGGGGCACCCAAAACTCATATCCGTCGCTGGATTACCCATTACCGAGAAAGCCAACAAAGCAATCAGCCCATTTCCTTCGAGTATGATCACACCACTGAAACCGATACCCGGTGGTTATGCGCCACTGTATGCCCAATTACCGACACAACTACTCCTCGCCCCCGATTTTCCTATGTGGTGGATGACATTACTGACCGTAAGCTAGCAGAGCAAGAACTCCAGCGCCAAAATCAGCGATCGCAATTGTTTTCAGAAATTACCCTGAAAATCCGCCAGTCTCTACAACTGGAGCAGATTTTGCAAACGGCTGTTACAGAAGTGCAACAATTTCTCAAGGCTGACCGAGTTGTACTGTTCCAACTGAGTTTTGATGGCTGGGGGAAAGTGGTTCAAGAAGCAGTAGTACCTGGTTGGCCAATCATGCTCGGACAAAGCATCGAAGATCCTTGCTTTCATGAAGAGTACCTGGAGCAGTATCGTCAGGGAAGGGTTAGCAACATCTGTGACTTAGAAAACTCTGATATCCGAGCTTGCCATGTAGAAATGCTGCAACAGTTTAGGGTAAAAGCTAACCTAGTGGTGCCAATTCAGCAACAAGACAAACTTTGGGGTTTGTTGATTGCCCATCAGTGTGCCAATCCACGACAATGGACTAACTTTGAAAGTGAATTGTTGCAACAACTGGCCGACCAAATTGCTATTGCCTTAGCCCAAGCCCAGCTTTTAGGAACAGAAACCCGTCAGCGTCAGGAACTTGCCCGTTCTAATGCGGAACTGCAACAGTTTGCCTATGTAGCATCCCACGATCTGCAAGAACCCCTGCGCAAGATTCAGGCATTTGGCGATCGCCTTCAGACCAAGTATCATGAACAGTTAACGGAGCAGGGGCAGGACTACCTGAAACGGATGCAGAATGCCGCAGGACGGATGCAGGTCTTAATCAATGACTTGCTTAGCCTTTCCCGGGTGACCACTAAGGCCAAACCTTTGGTTGCCACTGACCTGGCTCAAGTGGTGCAAGAAGTACTCTCTGATTTAGAACTACGTATCCAGCAATCTGGTGGCGTAGTGGAAGTCGGTGAACTACATACTATTGAAGCTGATCCCCTGCAAATGCGTCAACTTTTGCAAAACCTGATCAGTAACGGACTTAAATTCCGACCAGAACCAAGAGGTAACCTCGTTAAAATTTATAGCCAACTGCTTCAGGAAAGTGTTCCCTTAAGTTATGGAGGCGCAACCGTTAATGAGCGTTGTCAGATCATAGTCGAAGACAATGGTATTGGGTTTGACCCCAGGTATCGCGATCGCATTTTCCAAACCTTTCAACGGCTCCATGGTCGCAGCGAATATGAAGGAACCGGTATCGGTCTAGCTATCTGCCGTAGAATTGTTGAGCGCCATAATGGTAGCATCATGGCAGAAAGCATACCAGGACAGGGGGCTAGGTTTATTGTTAGGGTGCCGATTAAACAAAGTTGA
- a CDS encoding response regulator, producing MNESQNPVVILMADDDPDDCLLAREALLESQLSNELYFVSDGEELMDYLYHRGKHRQASRSPRPSLILLDLNMPKKDGREALREIRADPKLRAIPVVVLTTSKAEEDIYHSYNLGANSFIVKPVTYSSLIEVMQTLKKYWLDIAELPPEGNRLP from the coding sequence GTGAATGAAAGCCAAAATCCCGTGGTAATTTTAATGGCAGATGATGATCCCGATGATTGCCTTTTGGCAAGGGAGGCTCTCTTAGAGAGTCAGCTGAGCAATGAGCTATACTTTGTCAGTGATGGCGAGGAATTAATGGATTATCTGTATCACCGTGGTAAACACAGGCAGGCGAGTAGATCCCCTCGTCCAAGTTTAATCCTACTGGATTTGAATATGCCGAAAAAAGATGGTCGTGAGGCCCTCAGAGAAATTAGGGCTGATCCTAAGCTACGAGCTATACCAGTTGTGGTGCTGACTACCTCAAAGGCTGAAGAAGATATTTATCATAGTTATAACTTAGGAGCAAATTCTTTCATCGTTAAGCCTGTAACCTATAGTTCCCTAATTGAGGTGATGCAAACGTTAAAAAAGTACTGGTTGGACATCGCCGAATTGCCCCCGGAAGGGAATAGACTGCCATGA
- the clpS gene encoding ATP-dependent Clp protease adapter ClpS, with protein sequence MVRSAAYKATFAAPVKAPERSGQVTRKPYPNYKVIVLDDDFNTFQHVHDCLVKYIPGMTNDHAWELTHQVHNEGQAIVWVGPQEQAELYHQQLSRAGLTMAPLEAT encoded by the coding sequence ATGGTAAGATCAGCAGCTTATAAAGCTACATTTGCTGCACCAGTCAAAGCTCCTGAACGCTCTGGTCAAGTTACCCGAAAGCCTTATCCCAACTATAAGGTAATTGTGTTAGACGATGATTTTAACACATTTCAACATGTTCACGACTGTCTGGTCAAGTATATCCCCGGGATGACAAATGATCACGCCTGGGAGCTCACCCATCAGGTTCACAACGAAGGTCAAGCCATTGTTTGGGTCGGTCCCCAGGAACAAGCGGAGCTCTACCACCAACAGCTTTCTCGTGCTGGCTTAACCATGGCTCCCTTGGAGGCTACATAG